The stretch of DNA TTTCCGGCATTATCTACACGGGAAGGGATGCTGCCCACAAGCGGATGATCGAGCTTGTCAATGCGGGCAAGGAATTGCCTATCGACGTCAAGGGCCAGATAATCTACTACGTCGGTCCGACCCCGGCTCGGCCGGGGAACCCTATCGGCTCGGCAGGCCCGACGACAAGTTATCGGATGGACGCCTACGCCCCCAAAATGATGGAATTGGGCCTGAAAGGGATGATCGGCAAGGGAAACCGCGCTCCGGAGGTTGTCGAGGCGATGCGAAAATATAAGGCCGTTTACTTCGGCGCCACCGGCGGCGCCGGCGCCGTCCTGTCCAGGAGTATCAAAAAGGCCGAGGTCGTTGCCTACGATGACCTCGGACCGGAGGCGATCCATCGGCTGGAGGTTGAGGATTTTCCGGTGGTCGTCATCAATGACATCCGGGGAAATGATCTTTATGTGGAAGGCGCGAAGAGATATCGAAAAGATTGATAAAAACACCCTCTGCCCAGCCGTAATTCCTGACGGGCGGAAGGGAATTGTCCCGCAATAATCGTGACATGCCGTCAATAACCAAAAACGCGTGAAGTCAAGTCACTTAAATAGGAGGATCCGTTTCAATGGGAAATTTGGAGAAGCTCGTTCAGGATTTAAAAGACATTGCCGGCGATGATCATGTACAGACCGATCTGTATGACCGATCAAACTATGCCGATACATCGCTGCCGTACGATGTGGAGGAGGGAGACCTGCCGGATGTCGTGGTTCAACCCGCCAATGCCCAGGAGGTCTCCGCGGTGTTGAAATGCGCCAATGAACATAATGTCCCGGTCATGACCTATGGTTCCGGCACATCGCTTATCTTTGGCACAAAGCCCAAGCACAAAGGGATAACGCTGAGCACGGAGCGATTGAACTATTTGAAAATCGACGAGGACTATCAATGGGCCGAATTAGGGGCGGGGCTAAAAACAGGTTTTGTCATTAAGGAACTCGGCAAACTGGGTTACTTTCTGCCGATCCAGACACAGCCGGGGTCCAGCATCGGCGGAGCGGTGAGCGTCAATACGCTGGGTCATTTGACCGATAACGTCTTCGGCAGACCCCTGAATAATATCATCGGCCTGGAAGTTGTTCTGCCCACGGGGGAAATAATAGAGACAGGATCGGAATGCCTGAGACGTTCCTCGGGATGGGATTTAACGCGCATATTTGTAGGGGCGGAGGGGATCTTAGGGGTAATCACCAAGGTTCGGATGATCCTTTATCCCATGCCGGAAACGGTGGATGCGGTTGGTTTTTTCCAGACGGTTGAGGATATAGGGCGTGTTATCGCCCGGATGTACAAGGAAAAACTGCCGCTGCCGATGGATGGAGAATTTGTGGGCGAAAAAGCCTGCAAGGTCGGTTGCGATGCCTATTGTCTTGACTTCCCGGAAGGGGCCATGGCCATCACCCGCTCTGCGGGAAGAACCAAAGAGGAAGCCCAGAGGAACGCAAACGAGCTGGTCGAATTATTCAAGCGCTCCGGGGCGGTGCAGGCCTATATCCTGGAAGATGAGGAAGTCCGAAAAAAGGTTTGGGGCGTCCGGGAATACGGCCGGAAATGGGGAAAAGAGAAAGGGCTCAAAGGGTGCCAGACGATCGAAATCAACCCTCCTCTTCCCCTTCTGGCAGAGGCGATGACCGAACTGAATCATATCTGTGATGGTCGGACAGATATAATTGGGGAGATGGAGGCCTACTTCTACGGTCATATTGGCTCCGATTCGCTCCATTTGCGTTTTGCAGTGCCTTATGGCTGGTCGATAGAAAAAATGAAACAGGTGGTTGCCGCGCTCTGGAAGCTGGAGAAGGAGATGAACCTGAAGTATAAAGGCGTCGGCGGCGATTGGGGACAGCTTCCCTACCGGGTTCCCTTTTATCGGGAAAAGTATGGGGAAACCAGCTATCAGTTAATAAGAAGCATGAAACTCCTGTTTGATCCAAAAAACATTCTTAACCGTGGAAACGTTGAAGGAGAGGTGTGATGAAAGAGGAACAGGTTGAAGAAAATATTGAGAAATATTTAACAGAAGCTCTCCTCCAATGTGAGAAGTGCCATCACTGCAATACCGTCTGCCCCATCGTCGATACCCGGGTCACGCAGGGACCCTTTGGTATAAACCGTTCCATTTACTATGCGGTAAAATGGAACAGTTTCAGCGAAGACCTCCGGGATTTGGTCTATTCATGCACAACATGTGGCAAATGCGTGGAGATGTGCAACAAGGTATCAAGATCCTTGCCCCTCGTGGAGATATTTGAAAAGGCCAGGGAACTGCTGTTGGTGGACAAGATGCTGGGCCCGATGCCGGACCAGAGAAATACCTTGAAAAATATGCATGTGCGCGGCAATCCCTGGGGAAACCCGTCCCATGAGAGGACAAAGTGGGCGGAGGGCCGCGATATTAAATTCGCCACCAGGGACGACCGGGTGGATGTATTGTACTTTGTCGGTTGTGCGGCCTCCTACGATTCGCAAGGGCAGAAGATCGCCAAAAACCTCAGTAATATCCTGAAGCAGGCGGGCGTCAATTTCGGCATCCTGGAGAATGAGACATGTAGCGGCCATGAAGCCCGCCGGATTGGCGAGACGGGCCTTTTTGCCTATTTGTCCGAGGCCAGTATGGAGATGTTTGCCGAAGCGGGAATCAGCCATATCGTCACAAGCGACCCACACAGCTTTTACAGCTTCACGAAGGAGTACCCGGACAACTGCAATAATATAAAAGTTCAGCATTACACCCAGTTTCTGAACGATCTTCTGGATAAAGAGGCATTAAAACTTCACAACAGCGTGAATAAGAAGATCACCTATCACGACCCCTGTTACCTGGGAAGGCATAGCGGGGTGTTTGAGGAGCCGAGAGCGCTTATCAAGCGCATCCCCGGCGTCAGTTTCGTAGAGATAGAGAACAATAAAAAAGACAGCGACTGCTGCGGCATGGGGGGCGGCCGGATGTGGATGGAGCCGCCGAAGACATTGCTTTCCTCGCAGGCAATAGCAGAAAAAAGGATCAAGCAGGCCCTCGATACCGGCGCTGACATCCTCATGACCGCTTGTCCGTTTTGCAATATAACGCTCACCGATGCGGTTAAGGTCATGGGGAAAGAAGACCTTATCAAGGTTATGGATATCACGGAGCTGATTTCCCTGTCTCTTTAAGAAAGACAGCAATAAAATATTGAGGGTTTACGAATGTTGAAGGTTAGTTCTGATGACCTTTTGAGACCGGACAGCGTGTTGATCAGTCCGGCTCAGTGGTCCCTACCGCTGACCTGCTTTGCAGTTTATCAAAGAGGGGACTCTGCGCTGTCCGATTGATATTCTTTCGTGGTGTTTGATGACAAATCATGTTCACTTTGTTGCTGTGCCGCAGGATGAATCTTCCTTGGCCAGGGGTTTTGGAGAAGCGCATAAACGATACACTCGTATGAAAAATTTCAGCGAGGGAGTACGCGGCTATTTATTTCAGGGGCGATTTTGTTCATGTGTGCTTGATGAGGGTCATTTCCCTGCTGCTGTCCAGTATGTTGAAAATAATCCTGTTGCTACAGACATTGTGAAGCATGCATGGAAATATTCGTGGTCTCGTGCTGCCTATCATGTCGGCAACATTGAAAATGATATTCTCGTTAGAGACGGAATTTTGTATGGGCTCGTCAACGATTGGCGGATCTATCTTGACGAGAAAGAGGGAATTTTTCAGTCGTTGGGACAATAAGAACCAGTTCGGCAAATTCAATCGCGGATTTTGGGGCGATGCACTATGTTGATTATTCTTCTATCATCGCTCTGAATCATGGTCTTCCTCCTGATGAAGTTGTTTTTGGCAAAATTTCTTATCAGTAGTTTACCGTGACTCAACCTGAATAGCAACCAACCTATTTTCATCATTCTTTCGTACGAAAAGGAGGAAAGCGCATGTCGCAAACAATGATTTCAAGTCAATTGGCGAAGTTTTCGTGCGGTCTTCGTTTCGAAGATCTGAGCGGTCCGCAAGTCGCCAAAATGAAGGGGTACATACTGGACTGGCTGGGATCGGCCTATGCGGGCAGGGACCAGCCGTCGATCCGCATGATCAGGAAAGTTGCCGACAGTCTCGGCGGCAATCCCGAATCCACCTCTATTCCCGATGGGACAAAGACAAGCTGTCTTCTGGCCTCCCTGGTGAACGGCGCCGCCTCGCACGTTGTCGAGATGGACGATCTGCATCGGGAATCGATCATTCACCCGGCCAGCGTCATTTTTCCCGTGGTTCTTGCCTTAGGGGAAAGACGGCGCGCCTCTGGCAAAGAGCTGATCGTCGCGGCGACCGCCGGCTATGAGGTTGGCATCAGAGTGGCTCTGTCTGTCGGGACGACTCATTATCATTATTGGCACACGACGGGGACCTGCGGAACCTACGGGGCGGCGGCAGCGGCGACAAAGCTTCTGGATTTGAGTGAGGAGCAGTTCGTCTGGGCGATGGGCTCAGCGGGAACGCAGGCGGCGGGACTCTGGGAATTTCTCGCCGATAATGCGATGAGCAAACAGCTCCACCTTGGCAAGGCGGCGATGAATGGGCTGCTGGCGGCGCTTTTGGCCAAGGAGGGATTCACCGGCGCCAGGAAAATACTGGAAGGGGAAAAGGGGTTTTTCCATGCCACATCGCAGAATTTCGATCAGGACAAGTGCACTGCCGGCCTGGGCGAGGTCTTTCACAGCGACCGCAATTCGATCAAGTTTTACGCCTCCTGCGGACACACCCACTCCGCTATCGATGCCGTGCTGCTGGCCACTGGAAGCAAGACCTTCAAGGCATCGGAAGTCGCAGAAGTCCGCCTGCGCGTCTATCAGGGGGCGGTCGATCTCCTGGGGGAAATCGAGCCAAAGTCGCCATACCTGGCAAAATTTCATCTGCCATTCTGTATCGCTACGGCATTGGCGTATGGCCACGTCCAACTGTGCGACTTCACAGAAACAAGGCTGGACGATCCGGATTTGAAGGAGCTGATGTCGAAGGTTCACTTTGTGGCAGATCCCGAGTTGACAAAGGTCTATCCGCGCAAATGGCCAGCCAGCGTGACGATCACCCTTGCCGACGGTCGCGAGCTTCAGGGCTACAATGAGTATCCCAAGGGGGATCCGGAAAATCCGCTGTCGGTTGCCGAACTGGTCGCTAAATTCAGGAGTCTTACGGACGGAATCATTTCTGAAGACCAGGCGAACCGGATTATCGACAAGGTGATGAACCTGGAAAAGATGGCTGACACAAACGAACTTCTGATATGAAGAAGTCATTCGTTTTGAGTGGGGAAACCATGGCTGACAAGGAATTTTTCGGTATTTTCCCCTGTCTGGTTACCCCCTCGATGAAAAGGGACGGCTCAAGGAACAAGTGCTGGCTGCTCTCGCCGAACACCTCATCCGCCAGAGAGTTCACGGCGTGACCGCTGGGCAGCACCGGCGAGGCGCTTTACCTCGACTGGGCAACAAAAAAGCATACCGTGGAGATAGTTGTGAGCGTGACTGCCGGACGAGTTCCCGTCGTCGCGGGAATTTGCAGCCACGTCCACGCAGGAGGCCATCCATGATGCAACGGAAATCGAAAAGC from Syntrophales bacterium encodes:
- a CDS encoding FAD-binding oxidoreductase, giving the protein MGNLEKLVQDLKDIAGDDHVQTDLYDRSNYADTSLPYDVEEGDLPDVVVQPANAQEVSAVLKCANEHNVPVMTYGSGTSLIFGTKPKHKGITLSTERLNYLKIDEDYQWAELGAGLKTGFVIKELGKLGYFLPIQTQPGSSIGGAVSVNTLGHLTDNVFGRPLNNIIGLEVVLPTGEIIETGSECLRRSSGWDLTRIFVGAEGILGVITKVRMILYPMPETVDAVGFFQTVEDIGRVIARMYKEKLPLPMDGEFVGEKACKVGCDAYCLDFPEGAMAITRSAGRTKEEAQRNANELVELFKRSGAVQAYILEDEEVRKKVWGVREYGRKWGKEKGLKGCQTIEINPPLPLLAEAMTELNHICDGRTDIIGEMEAYFYGHIGSDSLHLRFAVPYGWSIEKMKQVVAALWKLEKEMNLKYKGVGGDWGQLPYRVPFYREKYGETSYQLIRSMKLLFDPKNILNRGNVEGEV
- a CDS encoding (Fe-S)-binding protein, giving the protein MKEEQVEENIEKYLTEALLQCEKCHHCNTVCPIVDTRVTQGPFGINRSIYYAVKWNSFSEDLRDLVYSCTTCGKCVEMCNKVSRSLPLVEIFEKARELLLVDKMLGPMPDQRNTLKNMHVRGNPWGNPSHERTKWAEGRDIKFATRDDRVDVLYFVGCAASYDSQGQKIAKNLSNILKQAGVNFGILENETCSGHEARRIGETGLFAYLSEASMEMFAEAGISHIVTSDPHSFYSFTKEYPDNCNNIKVQHYTQFLNDLLDKEALKLHNSVNKKITYHDPCYLGRHSGVFEEPRALIKRIPGVSFVEIENNKKDSDCCGMGGGRMWMEPPKTLLSSQAIAEKRIKQALDTGADILMTACPFCNITLTDAVKVMGKEDLIKVMDITELISLSL
- a CDS encoding MmgE/PrpD family protein translates to MSQTMISSQLAKFSCGLRFEDLSGPQVAKMKGYILDWLGSAYAGRDQPSIRMIRKVADSLGGNPESTSIPDGTKTSCLLASLVNGAASHVVEMDDLHRESIIHPASVIFPVVLALGERRRASGKELIVAATAGYEVGIRVALSVGTTHYHYWHTTGTCGTYGAAAAATKLLDLSEEQFVWAMGSAGTQAAGLWEFLADNAMSKQLHLGKAAMNGLLAALLAKEGFTGARKILEGEKGFFHATSQNFDQDKCTAGLGEVFHSDRNSIKFYASCGHTHSAIDAVLLATGSKTFKASEVAEVRLRVYQGAVDLLGEIEPKSPYLAKFHLPFCIATALAYGHVQLCDFTETRLDDPDLKELMSKVHFVADPELTKVYPRKWPASVTITLADGRELQGYNEYPKGDPENPLSVAELVAKFRSLTDGIISEDQANRIIDKVMNLEKMADTNELLI
- a CDS encoding Fe-S-containing hydro-lyase, coding for SGIIYTGRDAAHKRMIELVNAGKELPIDVKGQIIYYVGPTPARPGNPIGSAGPTTSYRMDAYAPKMMELGLKGMIGKGNRAPEVVEAMRKYKAVYFGATGGAGAVLSRSIKKAEVVAYDDLGPEAIHRLEVEDFPVVVINDIRGNDLYVEGAKRYRKD